Proteins co-encoded in one Sulfurimonas sp. HSL1-2 genomic window:
- a CDS encoding molybdopterin-dependent oxidoreductase — protein sequence MQNKTACPLDCYDACSVVVDAGKLKGDKAHSYTNGYLCPHLNHFWKQERITQPRLKGEVVSMETALAHLETLVRDAREGNGSLHYRSSGNFGLMQGVTDHFFASVGAALTKGSLCDGAGEAGVVEGRGANRVLPPEQIAGADVVMVWGRNVPVTNSHLLPFLKGKELIVVDPVRTAFADSADIHIQLKPGGDLYFAMLLARFIVIEGMHDAEYLAEHGEAFEEYYELTQTVRIKAALDGIGLGLGDIGRVLERLRGKKVAILVGTGVQKYRHGDEVLRAIDAIGVLLGLFGKPGCGVSFLGSSSAGIASPFAAARRFEPKAAAAFSDYDLVFVQGANPLAQMPDTGRVTDSLSKAGHVVYFGLYENETSAMAELVIPAKTFLEKADVRTAYGHNALLEMPVCESGATGISEYALSAALCAAFDVAIASEAAYLEHFRSCGEEAGEKTLVRGRDAVPYAAGFDTDDGQFLFLEEYDFDFDMQEDYFLISPKSPRSLNSQFERESQAFMHPGCGIEEGTPVRLVSAQGSVVLPLAHDERLLADCVLVYAGTPGVNNLTSSALSYAGGNACYQANKIKVEAC from the coding sequence ATGCAGAATAAAACCGCCTGTCCCCTGGACTGTTACGATGCCTGCAGCGTCGTCGTCGACGCGGGCAAACTCAAAGGGGATAAAGCGCATTCCTACACCAACGGCTACCTCTGTCCCCACCTCAACCATTTCTGGAAACAGGAGCGTATCACCCAGCCGAGGCTGAAGGGCGAAGTCGTGTCGATGGAGACGGCCCTGGCGCACCTGGAGACGCTGGTGCGCGATGCCCGGGAGGGCAACGGGAGCCTGCACTACCGCAGTTCGGGCAATTTCGGCCTGATGCAGGGGGTGACGGACCACTTTTTCGCTTCCGTCGGCGCGGCGCTTACAAAGGGCTCGCTCTGCGACGGGGCCGGGGAAGCGGGCGTGGTCGAGGGGCGCGGCGCGAACCGCGTGCTGCCGCCCGAACAGATCGCCGGGGCCGACGTCGTCATGGTCTGGGGGCGCAACGTCCCCGTGACCAACTCCCATCTGCTCCCCTTCCTCAAAGGCAAGGAGCTGATCGTCGTCGACCCCGTGCGGACCGCCTTTGCCGACAGCGCGGATATCCATATCCAGCTCAAACCCGGCGGGGACCTCTATTTCGCGATGCTGCTGGCCCGTTTCATCGTCATCGAGGGGATGCATGACGCCGAGTACCTGGCCGAGCACGGCGAGGCGTTCGAAGAGTACTACGAGCTGACCCAGACAGTGCGGATCAAAGCCGCCCTTGATGGCATCGGGCTGGGGCTCGGCGATATCGGCCGGGTGCTGGAGCGGCTGCGGGGCAAAAAGGTGGCCATCCTCGTGGGCACCGGCGTCCAGAAATACCGTCACGGCGACGAGGTGCTGCGCGCCATTGACGCCATCGGCGTGCTTTTGGGGCTGTTCGGGAAACCGGGCTGCGGCGTCAGTTTCCTGGGAAGCTCCTCCGCGGGGATCGCGTCGCCTTTTGCGGCAGCCCGCCGGTTCGAGCCCAAGGCGGCCGCCGCTTTTTCCGATTATGACCTCGTCTTCGTCCAGGGGGCGAACCCGCTGGCACAGATGCCGGATACGGGGCGGGTGACGGACAGCCTCTCCAAAGCGGGGCACGTCGTCTATTTCGGCCTCTACGAGAACGAGACGTCGGCGATGGCCGAACTGGTCATTCCGGCGAAGACCTTCCTGGAGAAAGCGGACGTGCGCACCGCCTACGGCCACAATGCGCTGCTGGAGATGCCCGTATGCGAATCCGGTGCGACGGGCATCAGCGAATATGCACTGAGTGCGGCGCTGTGCGCCGCCTTCGACGTGGCCATAGCGTCCGAAGCGGCCTACCTGGAGCATTTCCGCTCCTGCGGGGAGGAAGCCGGGGAGAAGACCCTGGTACGGGGACGCGATGCCGTGCCCTATGCTGCAGGATTCGACACGGATGACGGGCAGTTTTTATTCCTCGAGGAGTATGATTTCGACTTCGATATGCAGGAGGATTATTTCCTCATCTCCCCGAAGAGCCCGCGGAGCCTCAACTCACAGTTCGAGCGCGAATCGCAGGCCTTTATGCACCCGGGCTGCGGCATCGAGGAGGGGACGCCGGTACGGCTCGTCTCCGCGCAGGGAAGCGTCGTGCTGCCGCTGGCCCACGACGAACGGCTGCTCGCCGACTGCGTTCTGGTCTACGCCGGGACGCCGGGCGTCAACAATCTGACCTCTTCTGCACTCAGTTATGCGGGGGGGAACGCCTGTTACCAGGCAAACAAAATCAAGGTGGAAGCATGTTAG
- a CDS encoding glycoside hydrolase family 15 protein: MMTFEARLSERFDAVSKIILERQDAVTGLLPASTAVNAHGDYTDAWVRDNVYSILCVWGLSLAYKRHDPANARSLSLSLSVVKLMRGLLTAMMRQSDRVERFKRTQNPLDALHAKYGTQSGLAVVGDNEWGHLQLDATSLFLLMLAQMTASGLQIVYTDDEVDFVQNLVHYISRTYATPDYGIWERGNKINHGDPEINCSSVGMAKAALEALDGFNLYGTSRGLEGVIHVVASDIARSRFTLHGLLPRESTSKETDAALLSIIGYPAYAVEDAELTRKTAQKIRKKLAGRYGCKRFLLDGHQSVLEDTSRLHYEAEELRQFEHIESEWPLFFTYLMLDALLRGDTAAAQEWKTKLEPLFVEVDGVRLLPELYIVPEALIEAEKAAPGSQERRPNENVPLVWAQSLYLLASLLDDGLLIPDDIDPLRRRERVGATRTTTPLVAVVAESRDVKARLHALGIRTETLEEATPAKVLHASELTRLFSSVGANRKLHLSGRPQQVSRTIATSRLYQIGDETYVFLPYHFDPRAFYLHYDNRLLVEHVRSSLKFLAENWDQPGRPLMLLLVRDDMLESTTQESVLELLRAVESGSCCGTAVQSGPLHTLLGTASREQMGAREDFLPETPSFRPLRDPSASVAETFAPYQLGFAERQQIEQHDDETLAELLYALTPDPRAVEALQQLWRRHGEAFAVQTAEGELPLKEIAQQQYEAASARHDWAAVRRLADLLYRYDERLEDVLLDIIIRQKRLAVGRAYFEKATFCHPVESTGIVETIYAYCGNSAAETVLTQEIILHLGHLIRIEPELFDQLITVRTWYFVQLLVSRISRETSQAVGDAYETLLTLAPHEILHRLREVLQTFATERRRMNEMENLRASGFSHIKSVARITELSQVENWMQWRHDAGLIGHHAERFYKDVWYLLQQCDGIVIGDKYDSANRVGSEQTLDTTAGERSFELRIDALLQGIQAPEYRQLNLEAIESLTWLFRQNPELKVENDIVLDVLIGHAVRLAWTAEHGDAHYNEQRGQAWEAFYHRSPRDTEAAFVDAFRHLLQEGFE; encoded by the coding sequence ATGATGACATTCGAAGCACGACTTTCCGAGCGTTTTGACGCCGTCTCGAAGATCATCCTCGAGCGTCAGGATGCCGTGACGGGGCTCCTGCCCGCCAGTACGGCGGTCAACGCGCACGGCGACTACACCGATGCGTGGGTACGCGACAACGTCTACAGTATCCTCTGTGTCTGGGGCCTCTCCCTGGCCTACAAACGCCATGATCCCGCCAATGCCCGTTCCCTTTCGCTTTCGCTCAGCGTCGTCAAACTGATGCGCGGCCTGCTCACGGCCATGATGCGCCAGTCCGACCGCGTCGAGCGTTTCAAACGCACCCAGAACCCCCTCGATGCACTGCACGCCAAGTACGGCACCCAGAGCGGGCTCGCGGTCGTCGGCGACAACGAGTGGGGGCACCTGCAGCTCGACGCCACCTCGCTGTTTCTGCTGATGCTGGCCCAGATGACGGCCTCGGGGCTGCAAATCGTCTACACCGACGACGAGGTCGATTTCGTCCAGAACCTCGTGCACTACATCAGCCGCACCTACGCCACCCCAGATTACGGGATCTGGGAACGGGGCAACAAGATCAACCACGGCGACCCCGAGATCAACTGCAGCTCCGTCGGTATGGCCAAGGCCGCCCTGGAAGCCCTCGACGGTTTCAACCTCTACGGCACCTCCCGGGGGCTCGAGGGAGTGATCCACGTCGTCGCCAGCGACATCGCGCGCTCCCGCTTCACCCTCCACGGCCTGCTGCCGCGCGAATCGACCTCCAAAGAGACCGATGCGGCGTTGCTGAGCATCATCGGCTATCCCGCCTATGCCGTCGAAGATGCCGAACTGACCCGCAAAACGGCGCAGAAGATCCGCAAAAAGCTTGCCGGCCGCTATGGCTGCAAACGCTTCCTGCTTGACGGGCACCAGAGCGTGCTCGAAGACACCTCCCGCCTGCATTACGAAGCCGAAGAGCTGCGCCAGTTCGAGCATATCGAGTCGGAGTGGCCGCTCTTTTTCACCTACCTGATGCTCGATGCCCTGCTGCGCGGCGATACGGCGGCGGCGCAGGAGTGGAAAACGAAACTCGAACCGCTCTTTGTCGAGGTGGACGGCGTGAGGCTGCTGCCCGAGCTCTACATCGTCCCCGAAGCGCTCATTGAAGCGGAAAAAGCCGCCCCCGGTTCCCAGGAGCGCCGTCCCAATGAGAACGTCCCGCTTGTCTGGGCCCAGAGCCTCTACCTGCTGGCCTCCCTGCTCGACGACGGGCTGCTCATTCCCGACGACATCGACCCGCTGCGCCGGCGCGAACGCGTCGGGGCGACCCGGACGACCACACCGCTCGTCGCCGTCGTCGCCGAAAGCCGTGACGTCAAAGCACGGCTTCATGCCCTCGGTATCCGCACGGAAACGCTCGAAGAAGCCACCCCGGCAAAGGTCCTGCACGCTTCGGAGCTCACCCGTCTTTTCAGCAGCGTCGGCGCCAACCGCAAGCTCCACCTCTCCGGCCGTCCCCAGCAGGTCTCGCGCACCATCGCCACCTCCCGTCTCTACCAGATCGGCGACGAAACCTACGTCTTCCTCCCCTACCACTTCGACCCCCGGGCCTTCTATCTCCATTACGACAACCGCCTGCTCGTCGAGCATGTCCGCTCGTCGCTGAAGTTCCTGGCCGAAAACTGGGACCAGCCCGGACGGCCTCTGATGCTGCTACTCGTGCGCGACGACATGCTCGAAAGTACGACGCAGGAGAGCGTGCTTGAGCTGCTCCGCGCCGTCGAATCCGGCAGCTGCTGCGGGACGGCGGTCCAATCGGGTCCGCTTCACACCCTGCTCGGCACCGCCTCCCGCGAACAGATGGGTGCGCGCGAAGATTTCCTGCCCGAGACACCGTCATTCCGCCCTCTGCGCGACCCCTCCGCAAGCGTTGCGGAGACGTTTGCGCCCTACCAGCTGGGATTTGCCGAGCGTCAGCAGATCGAGCAGCACGATGATGAGACCCTGGCAGAACTGCTCTATGCGCTCACGCCGGACCCGCGCGCCGTCGAAGCGCTGCAGCAGCTGTGGCGCCGCCACGGCGAAGCATTCGCGGTGCAGACCGCCGAAGGGGAGCTGCCCCTCAAGGAGATCGCACAGCAGCAGTACGAAGCCGCCTCCGCGCGCCACGACTGGGCCGCCGTCCGCCGCCTGGCGGATCTGCTCTACCGCTACGACGAACGCCTCGAAGACGTCCTGCTCGATATCATCATCCGCCAGAAACGCCTTGCCGTCGGGCGCGCCTACTTCGAAAAAGCGACCTTCTGCCACCCGGTGGAGAGCACGGGCATCGTCGAGACCATCTACGCCTACTGCGGCAACAGCGCCGCCGAAACGGTCCTGACCCAGGAGATCATCCTGCACCTGGGCCACCTCATCCGCATCGAACCGGAACTGTTCGATCAGCTCATCACCGTGCGGACCTGGTACTTCGTCCAGCTGCTTGTCAGCCGCATCAGCCGCGAGACCTCCCAGGCGGTGGGCGACGCCTACGAAACCCTGCTCACCCTGGCCCCCCACGAGATCCTGCACCGCCTCCGGGAGGTCCTCCAGACCTTTGCCACCGAGCGGCGGCGCATGAACGAGATGGAAAACCTCCGCGCTTCGGGTTTTTCGCACATCAAGTCCGTCGCGAGGATCACCGAACTGTCACAGGTGGAGAACTGGATGCAGTGGCGCCACGATGCCGGGCTGATCGGGCATCACGCCGAACGCTTCTACAAGGATGTCTGGTACCTGCTGCAGCAGTGCGACGGCATCGTCATCGGGGACAAATACGACAGCGCCAACCGTGTCGGGAGCGAGCAGACCCTCGATACCACCGCCGGCGAGCGCAGCTTCGAACTGCGCATCGACGCCCTGCTGCAGGGTATCCAGGCCCCGGAGTACCGCCAGCTCAACCTCGAGGCGATCGAGAGCCTTACCTGGCTCTTCCGCCAAAATCCCGAACTAAAGGTCGAAAACGATATCGTACTGGATGTCCTTATCGGCCACGCGGTACGCCTCGCCTGGACCGCGGAACACGGGGACGCCCATTACAACGAACAGCGCGGACAGGCCTGGGAAGCTTTCTACCACCGCTCTCCCCGCGACACCGAGGCCGCATTCGTTGACGCGTTCCGTCATCTCCTGCAAGAAGGTTTCGAATGA
- a CDS encoding GNAT family N-acetyltransferase has product MLRTATPNDLDALLAIENTMFDPAVYDRLCEQNFARLLNKPSSVLYVWEEDGSVVGYALGIVVARKRIWFNSLAVLKAWQSTEAAKRLFAAIEVYALTHALETIILEIREDNRALLRRYTGMGYCEWKRIPGYYPDGSSAIRMLKKMQTK; this is encoded by the coding sequence ATGCTCAGAACCGCTACCCCCAATGATCTTGACGCGCTGCTCGCGATCGAGAACACGATGTTCGACCCTGCCGTGTACGACCGCCTTTGCGAACAGAACTTTGCAAGACTGCTGAACAAGCCAAGCAGCGTGCTGTACGTCTGGGAAGAGGACGGCAGCGTCGTCGGCTATGCGCTGGGAATAGTCGTCGCGCGGAAACGCATCTGGTTCAACTCCCTTGCCGTGCTCAAGGCCTGGCAGTCTACCGAGGCTGCCAAACGCCTTTTTGCCGCCATCGAAGTGTATGCATTGACCCACGCGCTGGAAACGATCATCCTTGAAATCCGGGAGGACAACCGCGCCCTTCTTCGCCGCTACACGGGCATGGGCTACTGCGAATGGAAACGCATCCCCGGCTACTATCCCGACGGCAGCAGTGCCATCCGGATGCTCAAAAAGATGCAGACGAAATGA
- a CDS encoding aspartate aminotransferase family protein, which yields MLDTIKSMDEQFVLPTYARQDLAFESGENARLKDTEGKEYIDFTSGIGVVSVGHGNPVVSKAICEQVGRITHISNLYRIAPQADCARRIVERSGYDMKCFFGNSGAEANEGAIKIARKYGEVDGQVKRYKIITLEHSFHGRTITALKATGQEAMHNYFGPFPDGFVYAKSIDEIEGLIDGHTVAVMIELVQGEGGVQPLDRAKVQALAAMLKKRDVLLMVDEVQTGIYRTGEFLASNLYGIEPDVITLAKGLGGGVPIGVVMTAKKDIFAPGDHGSTFGGNYLSTAAANAVLDVLEAYKESGKLDEAFLYFETELKKLFEEHRGLFTDAVGFGMMRGLRAKDAETLARVIANAREEGVLVLKAGRNTLRFLPPLTISREEMDEGFARLRRALAAL from the coding sequence ATGTTAGATACGATCAAATCCATGGACGAACAGTTCGTTCTGCCGACCTATGCGCGTCAGGACCTCGCGTTCGAGAGCGGCGAAAATGCGCGCCTCAAAGATACGGAGGGCAAAGAGTACATCGACTTTACCTCCGGCATCGGTGTCGTCAGCGTCGGGCACGGCAACCCGGTCGTGAGCAAGGCGATCTGCGAGCAGGTGGGGCGCATTACCCACATCTCGAACCTCTACCGCATCGCACCGCAGGCCGACTGTGCCCGCCGCATCGTCGAGCGCAGCGGCTACGACATGAAATGCTTCTTCGGCAACAGCGGGGCCGAGGCGAACGAGGGGGCCATCAAGATCGCACGCAAGTACGGCGAGGTGGACGGTCAGGTCAAACGCTACAAGATCATCACCCTCGAGCACTCCTTCCATGGCCGGACCATCACCGCGCTCAAGGCGACGGGACAGGAGGCGATGCACAACTACTTCGGTCCCTTCCCCGACGGTTTCGTCTACGCCAAGTCCATCGACGAGATCGAGGGGCTCATTGACGGCCATACCGTTGCGGTCATGATCGAACTGGTGCAGGGCGAGGGCGGCGTCCAGCCGCTCGACCGCGCCAAGGTACAGGCCCTGGCCGCCATGCTCAAAAAGCGCGACGTGCTGCTGATGGTCGATGAGGTCCAGACGGGTATCTACCGCACCGGCGAGTTCCTCGCCTCGAACCTCTACGGCATCGAACCGGATGTCATCACCCTGGCCAAGGGGCTCGGCGGCGGCGTCCCGATCGGGGTCGTCATGACGGCGAAGAAAGATATCTTCGCCCCGGGCGACCACGGTTCGACGTTCGGGGGGAACTACCTCTCCACGGCAGCGGCGAATGCCGTCCTGGATGTCCTCGAAGCGTATAAAGAGAGCGGCAAGCTTGACGAAGCCTTCCTCTATTTCGAGACGGAGCTCAAGAAGCTGTTCGAGGAGCACCGCGGCCTCTTCACCGATGCGGTCGGTTTCGGCATGATGCGCGGTCTGCGCGCCAAAGACGCCGAGACCCTCGCCCGCGTCATTGCCAATGCCCGCGAAGAGGGGGTCCTCGTCCTCAAAGCCGGACGGAATACGCTGCGGTTCCTGCCGCCGCTCACCATCAGCCGGGAGGAGATGGATGAAGGGTTTGCACGCCTTCGCCGCGCTCTGGCTGCTCTGTAG
- a CDS encoding thermonuclease family protein — MKLYLTILLACYTLTAASINTKNFGSMTVDEVTSVYDGDTFRATIKAWPQLIGERIGIRINGIDTPEMKGKCQAEKLLAREAKQHTIALLRDAKTVELRNMKRGKYFRVVADVYADGKSVGQSLITSGLAVRYDGGTKTKDWCGN, encoded by the coding sequence TTGAAACTCTATCTGACTATTTTACTTGCATGCTACACCCTCACCGCCGCTTCGATCAACACAAAAAACTTCGGTTCCATGACAGTCGACGAGGTGACAAGCGTTTATGATGGCGACACTTTCCGTGCCACGATCAAGGCGTGGCCGCAGCTCATCGGCGAACGCATCGGCATCCGGATCAACGGTATCGACACCCCCGAAATGAAAGGGAAGTGCCAGGCCGAGAAACTGCTGGCCCGCGAAGCCAAGCAGCATACCATTGCCCTGCTCCGCGACGCCAAAACGGTTGAACTCCGTAATATGAAACGGGGCAAATACTTCCGGGTCGTGGCAGATGTTTATGCAGATGGAAAGAGTGTCGGGCAGAGCCTCATTACAAGCGGCCTGGCCGTCCGTTACGACGGAGGGACAAAGACAAAAGATTGGTGTGGGAATTAG
- a CDS encoding ferredoxin-thioredoxin reductase catalytic domain-containing protein, with protein MLKMMIGFMKDYWKYRDAVKKQHRWIVKYAAQKGYAINPSLMMSKNLEVWLSEMEATFGKRYCPCFEPSGDAKLDKQMCCPCEFIDDEIDEYGTCHCALFGRGDLDKAGWKASSQRLMGEYRVPLNMKEGVLDTRGMPLDPRRGLPIPDAMHQMKATLNGYGGKTLCMIVEREQEAKNLETIAAFRGYGFSKAETGDGITVTLDLEGGNAQGTSGSCGQ; from the coding sequence ATGCTAAAAATGATGATTGGGTTCATGAAAGACTACTGGAAGTACCGCGACGCGGTCAAAAAACAGCACCGCTGGATCGTGAAGTACGCCGCGCAGAAAGGGTATGCCATCAACCCGAGCCTGATGATGAGCAAGAACCTCGAAGTGTGGCTGAGCGAGATGGAGGCGACCTTCGGCAAGCGCTACTGCCCCTGCTTCGAACCCTCGGGGGACGCGAAGCTCGACAAGCAGATGTGCTGCCCCTGCGAGTTTATCGACGACGAGATCGACGAGTACGGCACCTGCCACTGCGCGCTGTTCGGCCGCGGGGATCTCGACAAGGCGGGCTGGAAAGCCTCTTCGCAGCGCCTGATGGGGGAGTACCGCGTCCCGCTGAACATGAAAGAGGGCGTCCTTGACACCCGCGGCATGCCGCTTGACCCGCGCCGTGGCCTGCCCATCCCCGACGCCATGCACCAGATGAAAGCGACCCTCAACGGGTACGGCGGCAAGACGCTCTGCATGATCGTCGAACGCGAGCAGGAGGCGAAGAACCTGGAGACCATCGCCGCGTTCAGGGGCTACGGCTTCTCCAAAGCGGAGACGGGTGACGGCATCACCGTGACCCTGGACCTCGAAGGCGGAAACGCGCAGGGTACTTCGGGCAGCTGCGGACAGTAG
- a CDS encoding phosphatidylglycerol lysyltransferase domain-containing protein — protein MANLVINKRELKPFGLKAKPILEKYLAKVNVDISDYTFAANYIWLGNSSGFYAVINKCFCLFVMTGGELTMLLPPIGKKKNVDKAIVQCFEIMNANNSSPYYARIDYVQASTVEEFIQSEDEAQSMFEMLEHYILEKKLVDYVYEVDKLIELRGNSYHTKRTEINRFRNSYPDAYVEELDSEKHFDGIMALFNKWVSDRVKYMPKEEAEVFLEGIHQERHAVKRMLKHYEALQLTGLVIYIEGEIKGFTAGERISNDTACVIIEKTDFEVMGCAQYIFREFSKLLKEKYGIAYINVGDDMGFENLKKVKMSYRPYKLVPKFTIYQK, from the coding sequence ATGGCGAACCTCGTCATCAACAAACGGGAACTCAAACCCTTCGGCCTCAAAGCCAAACCTATTCTCGAAAAATACCTGGCCAAAGTCAACGTCGATATCAGCGACTACACCTTCGCCGCCAACTATATCTGGCTGGGCAACAGCAGCGGTTTTTATGCCGTCATCAACAAATGTTTCTGTCTCTTTGTCATGACGGGAGGGGAGCTGACGATGCTGCTGCCGCCCATCGGGAAAAAAAAGAACGTCGACAAGGCGATCGTGCAGTGTTTCGAGATCATGAACGCGAACAACTCATCGCCCTACTACGCCCGTATCGACTACGTGCAGGCCTCGACCGTCGAAGAGTTCATCCAGAGCGAAGACGAAGCGCAGAGCATGTTCGAAATGCTCGAACACTACATCCTCGAGAAGAAGCTCGTCGATTACGTCTACGAGGTCGACAAACTGATCGAGCTGCGCGGCAACAGCTACCACACGAAGCGCACCGAGATCAACCGTTTCCGCAACTCCTACCCCGATGCCTATGTCGAGGAGCTCGACAGCGAGAAGCATTTTGACGGCATCATGGCGCTGTTCAACAAATGGGTTTCGGACCGGGTGAAATACATGCCCAAAGAGGAGGCGGAAGTCTTCCTCGAGGGGATCCACCAGGAGCGCCATGCCGTCAAGCGGATGCTCAAGCATTACGAAGCACTCCAGCTGACGGGACTTGTCATTTATATCGAGGGGGAGATCAAGGGGTTTACGGCAGGCGAACGCATCAGCAACGACACCGCCTGTGTCATCATCGAAAAGACCGATTTCGAGGTGATGGGGTGTGCGCAGTATATCTTCCGCGAATTTTCGAAACTGCTCAAAGAGAAGTACGGTATCGCCTACATCAACGTCGGTGATGACATGGGATTTGAGAACCTCAAGAAGGTGAAGATGTCCTACCGTCCCTACAAGCTTGTTCCCAAGTTCACGATCTATCAGAAGTAA
- a CDS encoding N-acetyltransferase — MSGIRGEDPSPDDRRHTFFVRPAVAADTAALTALETTVFSADNYPLSRRAFYYHIRQNLLLVACTDDGTVAGYILTLIRRRVPKIYSLAVAPGFRNRGVAAKLLEQALHEAALRGFEHMTLEVRSDSPAAIALYRRYGFETLRTLNAFYRDGCDAYLMQR, encoded by the coding sequence ATGAGCGGTATCCGCGGCGAAGATCCCTCCCCGGACGACCGTCGGCACACCTTCTTCGTACGCCCCGCCGTCGCTGCCGACACGGCGGCGCTCACTGCACTGGAGACGACGGTGTTCTCCGCCGACAACTACCCCCTATCGCGGCGCGCGTTCTACTATCACATCCGGCAGAACCTGCTCCTTGTCGCCTGCACCGATGACGGCACCGTCGCGGGCTATATCCTGACACTGATCCGTCGGCGGGTACCGAAAATCTATTCGCTGGCGGTCGCCCCCGGATTCCGAAACCGCGGTGTGGCTGCGAAGCTGTTGGAGCAGGCCCTGCATGAAGCGGCATTGCGCGGCTTCGAACACATGACCCTCGAAGTGCGAAGCGACAGCCCCGCTGCCATTGCCCTCTACCGGCGCTACGGATTCGAAACGCTCAGAACGCTCAACGCCTTCTACCGCGACGGCTGTGATGCCTATCTCATGCAGCGCTGA
- the glk gene encoding glucokinase, which yields MTRSPLILAGDIGGTKTNLALYRLREAGLELETKRQYASREHADFTSIVDHFLDASAIAKIDAACFGIAGPVIGGICKTTNLPWQIDTRQLQARLETPKVRLLNDLEATAYGMLYLDDVDFVDLNPAAEPGTGNRAVIAAGTGLGEAMLFFDGQGYQPVGSEGGHCDFAPATPLQQELLSWLWERHPEHASTERVLSGPGVHTLYQFLKTKLIAPEPEFMRRLGPDEDPSAKISEGALLHNDPLCRETLALFAAIYGAEAGNLALKTMATGGVYIGGGIAPKILPFLQQYFMESFRAKGRFAPLLAAIPVRVSLNPETALDGAAHFAADNLLGLAE from the coding sequence ATGACACGCTCGCCGCTTATCCTCGCCGGTGACATCGGCGGGACCAAAACGAACCTCGCCCTCTACCGCCTCCGCGAAGCGGGCCTCGAACTTGAAACGAAACGGCAGTACGCCAGCCGCGAACATGCAGATTTCACATCGATCGTCGACCACTTCCTCGACGCCTCGGCCATCGCAAAGATCGATGCCGCCTGTTTCGGCATTGCCGGTCCCGTCATCGGCGGCATCTGCAAAACGACGAACCTCCCCTGGCAGATCGACACGCGGCAGCTTCAGGCACGCCTGGAGACGCCGAAGGTCCGGCTGCTCAATGACCTGGAAGCGACCGCCTACGGTATGCTCTACCTTGACGACGTCGATTTTGTGGACCTCAACCCCGCCGCCGAACCCGGGACGGGGAACCGTGCCGTCATCGCCGCGGGGACCGGGCTGGGCGAGGCGATGCTCTTTTTCGACGGACAGGGCTACCAGCCGGTCGGTTCCGAAGGGGGCCACTGCGATTTCGCCCCCGCCACGCCGCTGCAGCAGGAGCTGCTCTCCTGGCTGTGGGAACGCCATCCCGAACATGCCAGCACCGAACGCGTCCTCTCCGGTCCCGGCGTCCACACCCTCTACCAGTTTCTGAAAACGAAACTGATCGCGCCGGAACCGGAGTTCATGCGCCGCCTCGGGCCGGACGAAGACCCCAGCGCAAAGATCAGCGAAGGGGCGCTGCTGCACAACGACCCCCTCTGCCGGGAGACCCTTGCACTCTTTGCCGCGATCTACGGTGCCGAGGCGGGGAACCTTGCGCTAAAAACGATGGCGACGGGGGGCGTCTATATCGGCGGGGGGATCGCGCCGAAAATCCTCCCCTTTCTGCAGCAGTATTTCATGGAGAGTTTCCGGGCCAAGGGGCGTTTCGCCCCACTGCTCGCGGCAATACCCGTCCGCGTTTCGCTCAATCCCGAAACCGCCCTCGACGGCGCGGCGCACTTTGCCGCGGACAACCTTTTGGGCCTTGCGGAATAA